Proteins encoded in a region of the Coregonus clupeaformis isolate EN_2021a chromosome 9, ASM2061545v1, whole genome shotgun sequence genome:
- the LOC121574302 gene encoding relaxin-3-like: protein MPLKLTTVILVCVGSLFLCASAQSLSRDYGVKLCGREFIRAVIFTCGGSRWKRSLDEDLDPFQPGSYSDVTEGENNRINWPHGHGLDQAAAAADHPLQLSSSTSLADLLSLLGGVGDHRGSMVDVDPSEGLQNQASVLGGVARNPSINWPRRERQKRNFSLGLAGMCCNQGCTKNDIGRLC, encoded by the exons ATGCCTCTAAAGCTTACTACTGTGATCCTTGTGTGTGTTGGTAGTTTGTTCTTGTGTGCGAGCGCTCAAAGCCTATCGAGAGACTACGGGGTCAAACTGTGCGGAAGAGAGTTTATAAGAGCCGTTATCTTCACGTGCGGCGGGTCCCGTTGGAAACGGTCCTTAGATGAAGACTTGG ATCCCTTCCAGCCCGGTTCCTACAGTGATGTCACAGAGGGCGAGAACAACAGAATTAACTGGCCTCACGGACATGGTCTGGatcaagcagcagcagcagcagaccaccctctccagctctcctcctccacctccctggcagacctcctctcactCTTGGGCGGAGTGGGGGACCATAGGGGGTCAATGGTTGATGTCGACCCCAGCGAGGGGCTTCAGAACCAGGCTTCAGTGCTGGGAGGAGTGGCCAGGAACCCAAGCATCAACTGGCCACGCCGCGAAAGACAAAAGAGGAACTTTTCCCTGGGCTTAGCTGGCATGTGCTGCAACCAGGGCTGCACTAAGAATGACATTGGGCGTCTGTGCTGA